Proteins encoded together in one Chryseobacterium sp. G0201 window:
- the rimO gene encoding 30S ribosomal protein S12 methylthiotransferase RimO, whose product MRTKSIGKKKINIVTLGCSKNVYDSEVLMSQLKANGKEVVHEDKGDIVVINTCGFIDNAKEESINTILEYVEAKNRGEVEKVFVTGCLSERYKPDLIKEIPDVDQYFGTRDLPILLKHLGADYKHELVGERLTTTPRHYAYLKISEGCDRPCSFCAIPLMRGGHTSTPIEKLVSEAQKLAKKGTKELILIAQDLTYYGLDIYKKRALGDLLKELVKVEGVEWIRLHYAFPSGFPEDVLDIIREEPKVCTYIDIPLQHINSDLLKSMKRGTTHEKTDALLAKFREKVPDMAIRTTLIVGYPGETEERFQEMKEWVREQKFDRLGCFTYSHEENTSAYVLEDDIPQEVKEARVEEIMELQSQISWEKNQDKIGKVFKCVFDRKEGNYFIGRTEYDSPDVDNTVLVSADNTYISIGEFAEVKITSAEEFDLYGELV is encoded by the coding sequence ATGCGTACAAAATCCATAGGTAAGAAGAAAATTAACATCGTCACACTCGGCTGCTCGAAGAATGTATATGACTCTGAAGTATTGATGAGCCAGCTGAAAGCCAATGGAAAAGAAGTGGTACATGAAGATAAGGGTGATATCGTTGTTATCAACACTTGCGGATTTATAGATAATGCCAAGGAAGAATCTATTAATACCATTTTGGAGTATGTAGAGGCTAAAAATAGAGGTGAAGTTGAAAAGGTTTTTGTTACAGGCTGTCTTTCTGAAAGATATAAACCAGACTTGATTAAAGAAATTCCGGATGTAGACCAATACTTCGGAACCAGAGATCTTCCCATTTTATTAAAGCATTTAGGTGCAGATTATAAGCACGAGTTGGTGGGGGAGAGATTAACAACTACTCCAAGACATTATGCATACTTAAAAATATCTGAGGGTTGTGACAGGCCATGCTCTTTTTGTGCGATTCCTTTAATGCGTGGTGGTCATACTTCTACGCCGATCGAGAAATTAGTTTCTGAAGCTCAGAAATTAGCAAAAAAAGGAACTAAAGAATTAATTTTAATAGCTCAGGATCTTACTTATTACGGTTTAGATATCTATAAAAAACGTGCACTCGGAGATTTATTAAAAGAACTTGTAAAAGTAGAAGGGGTAGAATGGATTCGTCTTCACTATGCTTTTCCAAGCGGTTTTCCAGAAGATGTTTTAGATATTATCAGAGAAGAACCTAAGGTTTGTACCTATATAGATATTCCGCTTCAGCATATCAATTCAGATTTATTGAAATCGATGAAGAGAGGTACTACTCACGAAAAGACGGATGCACTTCTTGCAAAATTCAGAGAAAAAGTTCCTGATATGGCCATTAGAACAACTTTAATTGTTGGATATCCCGGAGAAACTGAAGAAAGGTTCCAGGAAATGAAGGAGTGGGTAAGAGAACAAAAATTTGACAGATTGGGTTGTTTCACATATTCTCACGAAGAAAATACTTCAGCGTATGTTTTAGAGGATGACATTCCTCAGGAAGTAAAAGAAGCCAGAGTAGAAGAGATTATGGAACTGCAGTCACAAATTTCTTGGGAAAAGAATCAGGATAAAATTGGAAAAGTTTTCAAATGTGTATTTGATAGAAAAGAAGGGAACTATTTCATTGGAAGAACAGAATATGATTCTCCTGATGTTGACAACACAGTGCTGGTTTCTGCGGATAATACCTATATTTCTATTGGCGAATTTGCGGAGGTAAAAATTACTTCTGCTGAGGAGTTCGACTTGTATGGAGAGTTAGTTTAA
- the rfbC gene encoding dTDP-4-dehydrorhamnose 3,5-epimerase produces the protein MKIKETPLKDCYIIEPTIFEDDRGYFFEKFNEKKFEELTSMNGHFVQDNISKSSYGVLRGLHLQKGEHAQAKLVSCLEGKVWDVAVDLREDSPTFGKWFGIELTEENKLQLYIPRGFGHGFSVLSETAVFAYKCDNFYNKESEGSVKFDDPELNIDWKVDPKDMILSEKDQNSPGFKDKNF, from the coding sequence ATGAAAATAAAAGAAACACCACTGAAAGACTGTTATATAATAGAACCTACTATTTTTGAAGATGATAGAGGTTATTTCTTTGAAAAATTTAATGAGAAAAAATTTGAAGAATTAACATCAATGAACGGTCATTTCGTTCAGGATAATATTTCTAAATCTTCTTATGGTGTTTTAAGAGGATTACACTTACAGAAAGGAGAACACGCTCAGGCTAAACTCGTTTCATGTTTGGAAGGGAAAGTCTGGGATGTTGCTGTTGACTTGAGAGAAGATTCTCCAACATTTGGTAAATGGTTCGGAATAGAGCTTACCGAAGAAAATAAACTCCAGTTATATATTCCTAGAGGTTTTGGACATGGGTTTTCAGTTTTAAGTGAAACTGCTGTTTTTGCCTATAAATGTGATAATTTTTATAATAAAGAATCTGAAGGAAGTGTGAAATTTGATGATCCAGAGCTTAACATCGATTGGAAAGTTGATCCAAAGGATATGATTCTTTCAGAGAAAGATCAAAATTCACCAGGCTTTAAAGATAAAAACTTTTAA
- a CDS encoding MraY family glycosyltransferase: MEFVIITVLLFVSMLVYFRIANKYNIIDKPNHRSAHSQITLRGGGIIFPIAFIIFCVFNLNEAIHEYWSFGLGLLAICTISFIDDVKTLSNRIRLSVHLISVILLLYFTGAFNLMPYWVWPILFILIIGTLNAYNFMDGINGMTGIYSLVTLSSLLYINKEIILFTDNDFIIYPILASLVFLFFNFRKKAKCFAGDVGSMGIGFWVIGLITLLIMKTQDYKYILLLSIYGLEVVLTITERLLLKENIFEAHRRHLYQLFANERKVSHLVISFVYTFVQLIINLFLINSQLPIWVIIPIIFIPVGGVYLGLKLSLKKQYNL; this comes from the coding sequence ATGGAATTTGTAATTATAACAGTTTTACTTTTTGTATCAATGTTGGTTTATTTCAGAATAGCCAACAAATATAATATCATTGATAAACCCAACCACAGAAGCGCCCATTCTCAGATAACTCTTAGAGGTGGAGGAATTATTTTTCCTATTGCATTTATTATTTTTTGTGTATTTAATTTGAATGAAGCTATACATGAATATTGGTCTTTTGGATTAGGTCTATTGGCAATTTGTACGATCAGTTTTATCGATGATGTCAAAACCTTATCGAACAGAATTAGGCTTTCAGTTCATCTTATTTCTGTGATTTTACTGCTTTATTTCACCGGAGCTTTCAATTTAATGCCATATTGGGTTTGGCCAATATTATTTATTTTAATTATTGGAACACTTAATGCCTATAATTTTATGGATGGGATTAACGGAATGACCGGAATTTACAGTCTCGTTACTTTATCATCATTGCTTTATATAAATAAAGAAATAATATTATTTACAGATAATGATTTTATTATTTATCCTATTTTGGCTTCTCTGGTATTTTTATTCTTTAATTTTAGGAAAAAAGCAAAATGCTTTGCCGGAGATGTAGGAAGTATGGGGATTGGTTTTTGGGTAATTGGTCTTATTACTTTATTGATCATGAAAACCCAAGATTATAAGTACATTTTATTATTATCAATTTATGGACTTGAAGTTGTACTTACCATAACTGAAAGATTATTACTGAAAGAAAATATTTTTGAAGCGCACAGAAGACACTTATATCAATTGTTTGCTAATGAAAGAAAAGTTTCACATCTAGTTATAAGTTTTGTTTATACTTTTGTTCAATTGATTATTAATTTGTTTTTAATAAATTCGCAACTTCCAATTTGGGTTATTATTCCGATAATATTTATCCCTGTTGGCGGAGTTTATTTAGGATTAAAATTGAGTTTAAAAAAACAATACAACCTTTAG
- a CDS encoding NAD-dependent epimerase/dehydratase family protein, with amino-acid sequence MKILFTGANGFLGKNVIPILREKLFDVKTFGTQNTDYVNDITENIPLFEEKFDIVFHAAGKAHSVPQNQEEEKKFFDVNCEGTKNLCHALEKNIPQIFIFISTVAVYGKDFGENINEESPLEGSTPYAKSKIQAEEFLLNWCEKNNVKLFILRPSLIAGPQPPGNLGDMINAIKSGKYFNIAGGKAQKSIFWVEDFAEITSKAIDNDGGIYNVCDSNNPSFKEISDKISKILNKKSPTSIPFFVAKTMAIVGDVLGKRAPINSLRLKKITDSLTFCNEKMRTELKFKPSNVMEKFQI; translated from the coding sequence ATGAAAATATTATTTACAGGAGCTAATGGGTTTTTAGGTAAAAATGTCATTCCTATACTTCGGGAAAAACTTTTTGATGTAAAAACGTTTGGTACGCAAAATACAGATTATGTGAATGATATTACGGAAAATATTCCTTTATTTGAAGAAAAGTTTGATATAGTTTTTCATGCTGCTGGTAAAGCACATTCCGTTCCTCAAAACCAAGAAGAAGAGAAGAAATTCTTTGATGTTAATTGTGAAGGGACAAAAAATCTATGTCATGCCTTAGAAAAAAATATTCCTCAAATTTTTATTTTTATAAGTACAGTTGCTGTCTATGGAAAAGATTTTGGAGAAAATATAAATGAAGAATCACCTTTGGAAGGAAGCACACCTTATGCAAAAAGCAAAATACAAGCAGAAGAGTTTCTTTTGAATTGGTGTGAAAAAAATAATGTAAAATTATTTATTCTAAGACCATCTTTGATCGCTGGACCACAACCTCCCGGAAATTTAGGTGATATGATAAATGCTATTAAATCTGGAAAATATTTTAATATTGCTGGTGGTAAAGCTCAAAAAAGTATATTTTGGGTAGAAGATTTTGCGGAAATTACGTCTAAAGCTATTGACAATGATGGAGGCATTTATAATGTCTGCGATAGTAACAATCCTAGCTTTAAAGAAATTTCAGATAAGATTTCTAAAATTTTAAATAAAAAATCACCAACCAGCATACCTTTTTTCGTTGCAAAAACGATGGCAATTGTAGGTGATGTGCTAGGGAAAAGAGCTCCTATTAATTCATTAAGGTTAAAGAAAATTACAGATTCTCTTACTTTTTGTAATGAAAAAATGAGAACAGAATTAAAGTTTAAACCTTCAAACGTAATGGAAAAATTTCAAATATAG